One Bifidobacterium angulatum DSM 20098 = JCM 7096 DNA window includes the following coding sequences:
- a CDS encoding Jag family protein, which translates to MAQDDEKTLDQLNEEADIAADYLEELLDIADYDGDIEMGVRNGRPTVQIVADDNTDIKHLIGRDGEVVDALQQLTRLAVQQKTGERSRLIVDVDGFLKRKRQRLHDIALDAVDEVRETGEPVDLKPMNSFERKVVHDVVREEGLKSRSHGEEPHRHVTIYLKASANEDDDE; encoded by the coding sequence ATGGCACAGGATGACGAGAAGACCCTAGATCAGCTCAATGAGGAAGCTGATATCGCCGCCGATTATCTTGAAGAGCTTCTTGATATCGCTGACTATGATGGTGACATCGAAATGGGTGTTCGCAACGGTCGCCCGACCGTCCAGATCGTTGCCGATGACAATACCGATATCAAGCATCTCATCGGACGCGACGGTGAAGTGGTCGATGCGTTGCAGCAGCTCACCAGGTTGGCGGTCCAGCAGAAGACCGGCGAACGTTCCCGTCTGATCGTCGACGTCGACGGCTTCCTGAAGCGCAAGCGTCAGCGTCTGCACGACATCGCGCTGGACGCGGTCGACGAAGTCAGGGAGACCGGCGAGCCGGTCGACCTGAAGCCGATGAACTCGTTCGAACGCAAGGTGGTGCACGATGTGGTCCGTGAGGAGGGGCTGAAGTCCCGTTCCCACGGCGAAGAGCCGCATCGCCATGTGACCATCTATCTGAAGGCTTCCGCGAACGAGGACGACGACGAGTAA
- the rsmG gene encoding 16S rRNA (guanine(527)-N(7))-methyltransferase RsmG gives MTDELNGSPILNDVLGDALPMLEVFHAKLEREGEPRGLIGPRDVDIIWERHILNSAAIVPFIREATDGMRFKTVADVGSGGGFPGIVAAACLPDHEFTLIEPMERRVEWLEECVNEMGLENVTIIRARSEEVITSLRKDRSKHPYAVVTCRAVAPMTKLSGWTLPLLKPQGRLVALKGRSAPAEIEKAAKMIAKFKGVRPRVVEAPVGPGLESTHVVLVDKK, from the coding sequence ATGACAGATGAACTGAACGGTTCCCCGATCCTTAACGACGTGCTGGGCGACGCATTGCCCATGCTTGAAGTGTTTCATGCGAAGCTTGAGCGGGAAGGCGAGCCGCGTGGCCTGATAGGCCCGAGGGATGTCGATATTATCTGGGAACGCCATATCCTCAATTCCGCAGCCATCGTACCGTTCATTCGCGAGGCGACGGATGGCATGCGATTCAAAACGGTGGCCGATGTCGGCAGTGGCGGTGGATTCCCCGGCATCGTCGCCGCGGCATGCCTGCCCGACCATGAGTTCACGCTGATCGAGCCGATGGAGCGTCGCGTTGAATGGCTGGAGGAATGTGTGAACGAAATGGGGCTGGAGAATGTGACGATTATTCGTGCCCGGTCCGAGGAAGTCATTACATCGCTGCGTAAGGATCGCAGTAAGCATCCTTACGCGGTGGTCACGTGCAGGGCTGTAGCGCCGATGACGAAGCTTTCCGGGTGGACGCTGCCGCTGCTGAAGCCGCAGGGGCGTCTGGTGGCGTTGAAAGGGCGTTCCGCGCCGGCTGAGATCGAGAAGGCCGCTAAGATGATCGCCAAGTTCAAGGGTGTGCGCCCACGTGTGGTGGAGGCGCCGGTCGGTCCCGGTCTGGAATCCACGCACGTTGTGCTGGTGGATAAGAAGTAG
- the trxB gene encoding thioredoxin-disulfide reductase: protein MEQEQHAIIIGSGPAGYTAAIYLGRAGYRPLVIAGALTPGGQLINTTEVENFPGFPDGVLGPDLMDAMKRQAERFGATFLQDDVATVQDHGSYKTITTNQGETFHAQAVIIATGSQYRKLGIPGEAEFSGRGVSYCATCDGFFFRGKPIVVVGGGDSAFAEAEFLSRFGSSVTLIHRRSAFRASKIMVDRARGNERITILTDSVVDAIHGDEQGVQSLSVRNVLSNEMHSLAANGVFVAIGHTPSTEFLGDAVARDASGYITVEGASTRTTVPGIFAAGDCVDSVYRQAISAAGMGCRAALDAQAYLAQTVG, encoded by the coding sequence ATGGAACAAGAACAACACGCAATCATTATCGGATCGGGCCCGGCAGGCTACACCGCGGCCATCTATCTCGGCCGCGCCGGCTACCGCCCCCTGGTCATCGCCGGCGCGCTGACACCGGGAGGACAGCTCATTAACACCACCGAAGTGGAGAACTTCCCCGGATTCCCGGACGGTGTTCTCGGCCCCGATCTTATGGATGCCATGAAGCGCCAAGCCGAACGCTTCGGAGCGACGTTTCTGCAGGATGATGTCGCCACGGTTCAGGATCACGGCTCCTACAAAACCATCACCACCAATCAAGGCGAGACCTTCCACGCACAGGCCGTCATCATCGCCACAGGCTCGCAATACCGCAAACTCGGCATTCCCGGCGAAGCAGAATTCTCCGGGCGGGGCGTATCGTACTGCGCGACCTGCGATGGTTTCTTCTTCCGAGGCAAGCCCATCGTGGTCGTCGGCGGCGGCGACAGCGCCTTCGCGGAAGCGGAGTTCCTATCGAGGTTCGGTTCCTCGGTCACGCTGATTCATCGGCGTAGCGCATTCCGTGCTTCCAAGATCATGGTCGATCGGGCGCGCGGCAATGAGCGCATCACCATCCTGACGGATTCTGTCGTCGATGCCATCCACGGCGACGAGCAGGGGGTGCAATCGTTGAGCGTACGGAACGTACTGTCGAACGAGATGCACAGTCTCGCCGCGAACGGCGTATTCGTGGCGATCGGGCATACGCCGTCCACGGAGTTCCTGGGTGATGCCGTAGCACGTGATGCATCCGGGTATATCACCGTCGAGGGGGCCAGCACCCGCACCACCGTTCCCGGTATCTTCGCCGCAGGCGACTGTGTTGACAGCGTGTATCGGCAGGCGATTTCCGCTGCGGGCATGGGTTGCCGTGCCGCGCTCGACGCACAGGCCTATCTTGCACAGACTGTTGGCTGA